The Methanobacterium sp. BAmetb5 genome includes a region encoding these proteins:
- a CDS encoding peptidoglycan-binding protein, with protein sequence MKRNSTYAILCMLCMVIAAVPISGAVDDQDNSAMGENPTSGLQVGVTNSDVQETQNVLQNKKPFGESTTKILGNNTTDGSLRLGTTGDDVKKLQQWLTDYGYYSGDVDGVFGNDTETAVRMFQEEAGLIVDGVVGKDTKKAMESWDKYLAEVQAAGEKSTDSYSSSKSTTTTKKSYATAVRSYTRTYNTRYNSRWSGSGDCWDISNAAYSRLTASGQRARIIQYANSYVGNHRSVQTWNGNTWVDYYDVPQRGVPTSRKGSQTVVTGG encoded by the coding sequence GTGAAGCGAAACTCTACCTACGCAATTTTATGTATGTTGTGTATGGTTATTGCAGCAGTCCCTATTTCTGGAGCTGTTGATGACCAGGACAACAGTGCGATGGGTGAGAATCCTACCAGTGGTTTACAGGTTGGAGTCACCAATTCTGATGTTCAAGAGACTCAGAACGTGCTTCAAAACAAAAAGCCATTTGGTGAGAGTACAACTAAAATATTAGGAAATAATACTACTGATGGTTCATTGAGACTAGGAACAACCGGTGATGATGTCAAGAAACTACAACAATGGTTAACTGATTACGGTTATTATTCTGGAGATGTTGATGGTGTTTTCGGTAATGATACTGAAACTGCAGTTCGCATGTTCCAGGAAGAAGCTGGTTTGATTGTTGACGGTGTTGTGGGTAAAGACACTAAAAAGGCCATGGAAAGCTGGGATAAATACTTAGCAGAAGTCCAGGCTGCCGGTGAGAAGAGTACTGATTCATACAGTTCTAGCAAATCAACTACAACAACTAAGAAATCTTACGCTACAGCAGTTCGAAGCTACACCCGAACTTACAACACCCGTTACAACAGTCGATGGAGTGGAAGTGGGGATTGCTGGGATATCAGTAATGCAGCGTACAGTCGATTAACAGCATCTGGTCAAAGAGCACGAATAATCCAGTATGCAAACAGTTATGTTGGTAACCACCGTTCAGTGCAAACCTGGAATGGTAACACTTGGGTTGACTACTACGATGTGCCTCAAAGAGGTGTACCTACCTCTCGTAAAGGTTCTCAAACAGTAGTTACCGGCGGATAA
- a CDS encoding phosphoglycerate kinase — protein sequence MAPDFNTIDDLEVEGKTVLVRVDINSPVDPLTGLLLDDTRIRLHAETIAELANKGAKTVIIAHQSRPGKKDFTTLEQHAEALSNLLDRPVSYVDDIFGSNAREAIGGLHSGDILLLENVRFYSEEILQREPPQQAETHMVKLLSPLADYFINDAFAAAHRSQPSLVGFAVNLPSAAGRVMERELTALYSAVSNVERPCVYVLGGVKVDDSIMVMENALEAGSADYILTTGLVANIFLWGGGVNIRKHNQNFIKDRDYCVYVKKAQELCKKFKDQILVPTDLAVCKDDKRLEYPVDHLPNLPIFDLGTETTTEYARVIRNARTIFANGPAGVFEKEGFNQGTEDILNAISSSPGFSIIGGGHLAAAANQMGLGGISHISSGGGASISLIAGERLPAVEVLKKAALKHKG from the coding sequence ATGGCCCCTGATTTTAACACCATAGATGACCTGGAAGTGGAGGGAAAGACTGTACTGGTGAGGGTGGATATAAACTCGCCAGTAGACCCCCTTACTGGACTACTACTGGATGACACCCGTATAAGACTACATGCTGAAACCATAGCTGAACTGGCAAATAAAGGCGCCAAAACAGTTATAATAGCTCACCAGAGTCGTCCTGGTAAAAAAGATTTCACAACACTGGAACAACATGCTGAAGCCCTTTCCAATCTACTGGACAGGCCAGTTAGTTATGTGGATGATATATTTGGAAGCAATGCCCGCGAGGCTATAGGTGGCTTGCACAGTGGAGACATTCTTCTACTGGAGAATGTACGTTTCTACTCCGAAGAAATCTTGCAGAGGGAACCCCCACAACAGGCTGAAACCCACATGGTAAAGCTCCTGTCTCCCCTGGCTGATTACTTTATAAATGATGCATTTGCCGCGGCCCATAGATCACAACCATCATTGGTTGGTTTTGCAGTTAACCTCCCCTCTGCAGCTGGGCGAGTTATGGAGAGAGAGCTAACTGCGCTGTACAGTGCAGTAAGTAATGTGGAAAGACCCTGTGTATACGTTCTCGGTGGGGTTAAGGTTGATGATTCCATAATGGTTATGGAAAATGCCTTGGAAGCAGGGAGTGCAGACTACATTCTCACCACGGGACTGGTGGCCAATATATTCCTATGGGGTGGTGGAGTGAACATACGAAAACATAACCAGAACTTCATAAAAGACCGTGACTACTGTGTTTATGTTAAAAAGGCCCAGGAATTATGTAAAAAATTCAAGGATCAGATACTGGTGCCCACTGATCTGGCAGTTTGTAAGGATGATAAACGACTGGAATATCCGGTGGACCATCTTCCCAACCTGCCTATATTCGATTTGGGCACGGAAACTACCACTGAATATGCACGGGTAATTCGAAATGCACGTACCATCTTTGCCAATGGACCGGCGGGGGTTTTTGAAAAGGAAGGATTCAATCAGGGTACGGAAGACATATTAAATGCCATATCGTCATCTCCAGGATTTTCCATCATCGGCGGGGGGCACCTGGCAGCAGCAGCTAACCAGATGGGACTCGGTGGGATTAGCCATATAAGCAGTGGTGGGGGGGCATCTATCAGTCTTATTGCTGGAGAAAGATTACCCGCAGTGGAAGTGCTAAAAAAAGCTGCTTTAAAACATAAAGGATAA
- the tpiA gene encoding triose-phosphate isomerase has protein sequence MKITQTPLVILNFKTYIESTGEKALQLARALEEVSEETGISMVAAPQGADLWRLSSEVKIPVLAQHIDPVEAGGHTGSMLLECAKEAGAAGTLINHSEQRMQLADIETVIRKTNAEGMNTVVCTNNILTSAAAAALNPDFVAIEPPELIGSGIPVSQAEPEIVEGSVAAIKDINPDVRVLCGAGISTGDDMKAALELGSEGVLLASGIIMAPDPKQALLDLVSKI, from the coding sequence ATGAAAATAACACAAACCCCTCTGGTAATTTTAAATTTTAAAACCTACATTGAGTCTACTGGAGAAAAAGCACTGCAACTGGCTCGGGCTTTGGAAGAAGTATCTGAGGAAACAGGAATAAGTATGGTTGCAGCACCTCAGGGAGCTGATCTCTGGAGGTTGTCCTCGGAAGTAAAAATACCAGTTTTGGCCCAGCACATCGATCCGGTGGAAGCAGGTGGACACACTGGTAGTATGTTGTTGGAATGTGCAAAAGAGGCAGGAGCAGCAGGAACACTGATAAACCACTCGGAACAGAGAATGCAACTGGCGGATATTGAGACGGTTATCAGAAAAACCAATGCTGAAGGCATGAACACGGTGGTATGCACTAACAACATCCTGACCAGCGCAGCTGCTGCGGCTTTGAATCCTGATTTTGTGGCTATAGAACCACCAGAACTCATAGGATCAGGTATACCAGTATCCCAGGCCGAACCTGAGATAGTGGAGGGGAGTGTAGCTGCAATTAAAGACATCAACCCTGATGTTAGAGTCCTGTGTGGTGCCGGTATCTCCACGGGGGATGATATGAAAGCAGCCCTGGAACTGGGAAGTGAAGGAGTGCTTCTGGCTTCAGGAATCATAATGGCCCCAGACCCCAAACAGGCCCTTTTAGATCTGGTAAGTAAAATTTAA
- a CDS encoding 2-oxoacid:ferredoxin oxidoreductase subunit gamma — protein sequence MRKEIRIAGFGGQGVILAGIVIGKAAALYDGIHAVQTQSYGPEARGGASRTELVISDEEIDYPKVHNPDIFVAMSHEALVAYLDGLKEGGILIIDPDMVNEDEISSFVKEHHIQVYHAPATRTADEKVGLRIVANIVMIGAITGFTKVISEESARKAIAASVPPGTEDKNLSAFEAGMELSQQEV from the coding sequence TTGCGTAAAGAAATCAGAATAGCGGGATTTGGTGGTCAGGGAGTTATACTGGCAGGAATCGTCATAGGTAAGGCCGCAGCATTGTATGATGGTATACACGCCGTGCAAACCCAATCTTATGGACCAGAAGCGCGAGGAGGTGCTTCAAGAACAGAACTAGTCATTAGTGATGAGGAAATTGATTATCCTAAGGTCCATAATCCTGATATATTTGTGGCCATGTCCCACGAAGCCCTGGTTGCCTACCTAGATGGATTGAAAGAGGGAGGAATCCTGATAATCGATCCAGATATGGTGAATGAGGATGAAATCAGTTCCTTTGTTAAAGAACACCATATTCAAGTTTACCATGCACCGGCTACCCGCACTGCCGATGAAAAGGTGGGGCTGCGCATCGTGGCTAACATCGTAATGATCGGAGCCATAACTGGTTTCACCAAAGTTATATCTGAAGAATCAGCCCGTAAAGCTATAGCAGCCAGTGTACCTCCTGGAACAGAGGACAAAAACCTCTCGGCATTTGAAGCAGGAATGGAACTTTCCCAGCAGGAAGTGTGA
- a CDS encoding DUF1002 domain-containing protein: MKRLLLALIILTIFLSPIYSAGTSGFAITYGETTYKNPTYKSTVDSYFDSHTDKNLNNFNTKVVTASQVNQIAKNITGRTYNSNQIFSCALVDLSYSQGIRIIVDTSKINTVTSKMYANALKSTGIENGYVVVTSPVSATGESALTGVLESYEVAVGTAIPEEAKKAATEELYTETQIANQTGQSADKVAELFDKAKQEVQKQNLQDPAQIKVIVINVANSLNINLTDQQAQDIANALANSQKVQGSLTDFKNQLQAATQQASQSQGILDQIKNYLQSFYDYLMSLLGTQ, encoded by the coding sequence ATGAAAAGGTTGTTGTTGGCTTTAATAATATTAACCATATTTTTAAGTCCCATATACAGTGCAGGTACCTCGGGATTTGCAATCACCTACGGAGAGACAACTTACAAAAACCCCACCTACAAAAGTACGGTGGATAGTTATTTTGATTCACACACCGATAAAAATTTGAATAATTTTAATACCAAGGTGGTGACTGCTTCACAGGTGAATCAAATTGCCAAAAACATCACCGGTCGGACTTATAACTCTAATCAGATCTTTTCCTGTGCACTGGTGGACTTGAGCTATAGTCAAGGCATCCGAATCATTGTTGACACCAGCAAAATAAACACCGTGACCTCTAAAATGTATGCCAATGCCTTAAAATCCACTGGTATTGAAAACGGTTACGTAGTGGTTACTTCACCAGTCAGTGCTACCGGTGAATCAGCCTTAACCGGAGTTTTGGAATCTTACGAAGTGGCAGTTGGTACGGCCATACCCGAAGAAGCAAAGAAAGCTGCCACTGAAGAACTTTACACCGAAACTCAAATTGCCAACCAAACTGGTCAAAGTGCAGATAAAGTAGCCGAACTTTTTGACAAGGCCAAACAGGAAGTGCAGAAACAAAACCTGCAGGATCCAGCACAGATAAAGGTCATAGTTATCAATGTGGCCAACAGCCTGAATATAAATCTGACCGACCAGCAAGCCCAGGACATAGCCAATGCCCTGGCCAACTCGCAAAAAGTTCAGGGTAGCCTTACTGATTTCAAAAATCAGCTTCAAGCTGCCACACAACAGGCCAGCCAGTCCCAGGGAATACTGGATCAGATAAAGAATTATCTGCAGAGCTTTTACGATTACTTAATGAGTCTCTTGGGAACGCAGTAA
- a CDS encoding class E sortase — protein MKISTFLIIAGMIIISFYALVEVNYYSATQTINQKPGETPYVIIPKIGVDQAINNKSVDYGIYHEPQSAKPGSGTVVLFGHRTLHGSPFLKLDQLQAGDNITLEWPGIGYVEYIVENSTIVPADYRLSVEQGDVLFLITCYPLGSTKERLMIEAKQGKMYPIKTSRVANQQQYYAIVIILAFMVCGTVLSYFYPVKEDKIIIFIATVALTFFLTLGYFFPTPAGAIESNISQITNFLGLGF, from the coding sequence ATGAAAATATCCACTTTTTTAATCATTGCCGGGATGATCATCATCTCTTTTTACGCCCTGGTGGAAGTCAATTATTATTCTGCTACCCAGACCATTAATCAGAAGCCAGGGGAGACTCCTTATGTCATAATACCTAAAATTGGTGTTGATCAGGCTATAAATAACAAATCAGTGGACTACGGAATCTACCATGAACCCCAATCTGCTAAACCCGGCAGTGGAACGGTGGTTTTATTTGGGCACCGCACCCTTCATGGTTCTCCCTTTCTTAAACTGGACCAGTTACAGGCTGGTGACAATATAACGCTGGAATGGCCGGGAATAGGTTATGTGGAGTATATAGTTGAGAACAGTACCATTGTACCGGCAGATTACCGGTTGTCTGTGGAGCAGGGTGATGTGTTGTTTTTGATCACCTGCTACCCCCTGGGATCAACCAAAGAGAGGTTGATGATCGAGGCTAAACAGGGGAAGATGTACCCTATCAAAACTTCCCGAGTAGCCAATCAACAGCAATATTATGCGATTGTAATAATACTTGCATTCATGGTTTGTGGAACGGTATTAAGTTACTTTTATCCGGTAAAGGAGGATAAAATTATAATATTCATAGCTACGGTGGCCTTGACTTTCTTCCTGACGTTGGGTTACTTCTTCCCTACTCCTGCCGGTGCAATAGAATCAAACATATCCCAGATCACTAACTTTCTAGGTTTGGGATTTTAA
- a CDS encoding 2-oxoacid:acceptor oxidoreductase subunit alpha has translation MKTEDYFIQGNEACARGGIKAGCRFFAGYPITPSTEIAEDMALFLPREGGTFVQMEDEISALGAVIGAVWSGRKAMTATSGPGFSLMQEHIGYAVMTETPLVIINMQRGSPSTGQPTMASQSDMMQARWGSHGDYEVIALCPSSVQECFDFTVEAFNLAEKYRVPVMVMSDEIVGHMREKISIPEKVNITTRQMPTQGPEDFLPYNAVPDGTSPMPAFGDGYKMHITGLTHDERGYPDASNPQTHAQLVKRLCDKILHHTDEIARIQSENVDDAEVIVLSYGAPSRSALKAVRIARKEGLKAGFVKLDVVWPLPEKMIREAVGEAQRVIVVEMNLGQIFYEIQRILPQDVELASKIGGEMHLPEEILEVIKSGSS, from the coding sequence ATGAAAACTGAGGATTATTTTATACAGGGTAACGAAGCCTGTGCCCGGGGCGGAATTAAAGCAGGATGTCGTTTTTTTGCTGGCTACCCCATAACTCCCTCCACCGAGATAGCGGAAGACATGGCATTGTTCCTGCCCCGTGAGGGAGGTACCTTCGTCCAGATGGAGGATGAAATATCCGCACTGGGCGCAGTTATCGGGGCGGTATGGTCCGGTAGAAAGGCCATGACTGCCACTTCTGGGCCAGGATTTTCTCTAATGCAGGAACATATAGGCTATGCTGTAATGACCGAAACTCCACTGGTTATAATAAACATGCAGCGAGGATCTCCATCCACGGGACAACCAACCATGGCCAGTCAGAGTGATATGATGCAGGCCCGTTGGGGATCCCACGGGGACTACGAAGTGATAGCTTTATGCCCCTCATCAGTACAGGAATGTTTTGATTTTACAGTGGAGGCCTTTAACCTGGCGGAAAAGTACCGGGTTCCAGTAATGGTCATGAGTGATGAGATAGTGGGCCATATGAGGGAAAAAATAAGCATACCGGAGAAGGTTAACATCACTACCCGGCAGATGCCCACCCAGGGCCCAGAGGACTTTTTACCCTACAATGCCGTGCCTGATGGGACCAGTCCCATGCCTGCTTTTGGTGATGGATATAAAATGCATATCACCGGACTCACCCATGATGAGAGGGGCTATCCTGATGCATCCAATCCACAAACCCACGCCCAACTGGTCAAACGTTTATGTGACAAGATCCTGCACCACACTGATGAAATTGCAAGGATACAAAGTGAAAATGTGGATGATGCTGAGGTAATTGTGCTTTCCTATGGTGCACCTTCTAGATCAGCCCTAAAAGCGGTTAGAATCGCTAGAAAAGAGGGTTTAAAAGCAGGATTTGTTAAACTGGATGTGGTGTGGCCCTTACCGGAAAAGATGATCAGGGAAGCAGTTGGAGAAGCCCAGCGGGTAATTGTTGTGGAAATGAACCTGGGACAGATATTCTATGAGATTCAAAGGATTCTTCCCCAAGATGTGGAGTTAGCTTCCAAGATCGGTGGTGAAATGCACCTTCCCGAGGAGATCCTGGAAGTAATAAAATCTGGATCAAGTTAG
- the twy1 gene encoding 4-demethylwyosine synthase TYW1: protein MPLSDQNIKTLEKKGYRFVGSHKHSAAKVCHWTKKSIMDDGVCYKEKFYGINSHRCLQMSPSMPFCHHKCLFCWRDVDVTSTSWAEDYDDPGQIIDECIEAQRKLLVGFFGNPNANQEKVVEAQDPTNAAISLAGEPLLYPSINQLLEEYARRDFTTFLVSNGLSPRKLGNLDPEPTQLYLSLDAPNSEVYQRICDPQIPDGWEKLNHSLELLSSFNCRTVIRMTCVAGHNMTHPEEYARIIESTNPDFVEIKAYMYVGSSRERLKFENMPRSRDILSFAQNIASLCGREIVDQSLESRVVLLA, encoded by the coding sequence ATGCCATTATCAGATCAAAATATTAAGACACTGGAAAAGAAAGGATATCGCTTTGTTGGTTCCCACAAGCATTCCGCAGCTAAAGTATGTCATTGGACCAAAAAAAGCATCATGGATGACGGTGTTTGTTATAAAGAAAAATTTTACGGGATTAATAGCCATCGTTGTCTTCAGATGTCACCCAGTATGCCATTTTGCCACCATAAATGTCTTTTCTGCTGGAGAGATGTGGATGTGACCAGTACCTCCTGGGCCGAAGACTACGATGATCCCGGGCAAATAATAGATGAATGTATCGAGGCCCAACGTAAGCTATTGGTGGGATTTTTTGGCAACCCTAACGCCAACCAGGAAAAAGTAGTGGAAGCCCAGGACCCCACCAACGCCGCTATATCCCTGGCCGGTGAACCATTATTATACCCGTCCATCAACCAGCTTCTGGAAGAATATGCCCGGAGAGATTTTACCACTTTCCTGGTCAGTAATGGTCTCAGCCCCAGAAAACTGGGAAATCTGGACCCGGAACCCACTCAACTTTACCTGTCCCTGGATGCACCCAACAGCGAAGTTTACCAGAGAATATGCGACCCCCAGATCCCTGACGGTTGGGAAAAGCTAAATCATTCACTGGAACTTTTATCCAGTTTCAACTGCCGCACCGTAATCCGGATGACCTGTGTTGCTGGTCACAACATGACCCATCCCGAGGAATACGCACGGATCATTGAAAGTACCAACCCGGACTTTGTGGAGATCAAAGCCTACATGTATGTAGGCAGCTCACGTGAACGGTTAAAATTCGAAAATATGCCCCGATCCAGGGATATTTTAAGTTTTGCCCAAAATATCGCCAGTTTGTGTGGACGGGAGATCGTGGACCAGTCCCTTGAAAGTAGAGTGGTGCTCCTGGCCTGA
- a CDS encoding dihydroneopterin aldolase family protein, which yields MSDEKYFQNITTRERAIFEGAITMGALFHQFVGTPVDRDTASSLEKAMEQSLTLQPCINSVEVKIDRETLENAGNEYQYLSLTGDMLDVKVTSEFEGVKVVVRMHYIEELQYPLMYVEEVDSQ from the coding sequence ATGAGTGATGAAAAATATTTCCAGAATATTACCACCCGGGAACGGGCTATATTTGAAGGGGCCATAACCATGGGTGCACTTTTCCACCAGTTCGTGGGGACACCAGTAGATCGGGACACGGCTTCCTCACTGGAAAAAGCCATGGAACAATCCCTAACATTACAGCCCTGTATCAACAGTGTGGAAGTAAAAATTGACCGTGAAACGTTAGAAAATGCTGGAAATGAATACCAGTACCTTTCTCTCACTGGAGATATGCTGGATGTGAAGGTTACCTCTGAATTTGAAGGGGTGAAAGTGGTGGTGCGCATGCACTACATTGAAGAGCTACAGTATCCTTTGATGTATGTGGAAGAAGTAGATTCCCAGTGA
- the sucC gene encoding ADP-forming succinate--CoA ligase subunit beta gives MKVHEYQAKEIFKAGGIPTPPSIVAETPEEAQEAAGTIKKPVAIKSQVLIGGRGKAGGIKFADNPEMAYQLTEELLGSTIRGETVQKVLVEEMLDIRDELYLSVAVDRSARKPLIMASKSGGVDIEQVASTTPDKIYKYHQDPLEEFMPYQAREIARKMGVDNELISPVGGIIWKLYQIFLKYDANIAEINPLVLTSQGVIAADAKLDIDDDSLYRHRDMTQFKAESADEFAYVKLDGDIAVIGNGAGLTLTGMDMLKLYGGEPATFLDIGGGASQENIARALNLVISNPQVKVVFLNVLGGITRADDVAHGVISVLKESKREVPLVIRLTGTNEEEGQRLLTEAGVSYETSMEAAAQKAVELCHSLE, from the coding sequence ATGAAAGTCCACGAATACCAGGCAAAAGAAATTTTCAAAGCAGGAGGGATACCAACACCCCCAAGTATAGTGGCCGAAACACCTGAAGAAGCTCAGGAAGCTGCTGGAACCATCAAAAAACCAGTAGCCATAAAATCCCAGGTATTGATTGGTGGAAGGGGCAAGGCTGGAGGTATTAAATTTGCGGATAATCCGGAAATGGCTTACCAGTTAACAGAAGAACTATTAGGGAGTACTATAAGGGGTGAAACTGTTCAAAAAGTGTTGGTTGAGGAAATGCTGGATATTCGGGATGAATTATACCTCAGCGTGGCTGTGGACCGGTCAGCCCGCAAACCACTTATAATGGCCAGTAAATCTGGTGGGGTGGATATTGAACAGGTAGCCAGCACCACCCCCGACAAAATATATAAGTATCACCAGGACCCTCTGGAGGAGTTCATGCCCTACCAGGCCCGGGAAATAGCCCGTAAAATGGGAGTGGATAACGAGCTCATATCTCCGGTGGGAGGTATCATCTGGAAACTTTACCAGATATTCCTGAAGTACGATGCCAATATAGCCGAGATCAACCCGCTAGTTCTCACCAGCCAGGGAGTTATTGCTGCTGATGCCAAACTGGATATCGATGATGATTCCCTTTACCGCCACCGGGATATGACCCAGTTTAAAGCAGAATCTGCTGATGAATTTGCCTACGTTAAACTGGACGGTGATATTGCGGTTATTGGTAATGGTGCCGGTCTCACCCTCACCGGGATGGACATGCTCAAACTTTATGGTGGAGAACCCGCCACTTTCCTGGATATAGGTGGAGGAGCATCACAGGAAAACATTGCCCGTGCACTGAACCTGGTTATATCCAACCCTCAAGTAAAAGTAGTGTTTTTAAATGTCTTAGGTGGAATAACCAGGGCGGATGATGTGGCCCATGGGGTTATCAGTGTGTTAAAAGAGTCTAAACGCGAAGTGCCCCTGGTCATACGGCTCACTGGTACCAATGAAGAAGAAGGGCAACGTTTACTCACCGAAGCTGGAGTAAGTTACGAAACATCCATGGAAGCTGCTGCCCAGAAAGCAGTCGAGCTATGCCATAGTCTGGAATAA
- a CDS encoding 2-oxoacid:ferredoxin oxidoreductase subunit beta has translation MEENRENRFMKYLRKDRLPHIFCAGCGNGIIMNTFFNGMEMAEVDFEDVVMVSGIGCSSRIPGYVKCDSLHTTHGRPISFATGVKLANPENEVVVFTGDGDAAAIGGNHLIHGARRNINLTVICINNSIYGMTGGQISPTSPRGSYGSTAPYGAIERPFDLSELVKAAGATYVARWTTAQPVQLSNAIKKGLQNNGFSFIEVISQCPTYFGRKNKMRTPVEMMKWMKEASIVKRRADKLSNEELEGKIVVGEFQAKNEAEYSDRICQLLEDKCTTGKPSAIRSAYQGD, from the coding sequence ATGGAAGAAAACAGGGAAAATCGTTTTATGAAATACTTAAGGAAGGACAGACTTCCCCATATATTCTGCGCAGGATGCGGAAATGGAATTATCATGAACACATTCTTCAATGGTATGGAAATGGCTGAGGTGGATTTTGAAGATGTGGTAATGGTGTCGGGAATAGGATGTTCCTCTCGAATACCAGGCTATGTTAAATGTGACTCTTTACACACCACACACGGACGCCCCATATCATTTGCTACCGGTGTTAAGCTGGCCAACCCTGAAAATGAAGTAGTGGTATTCACCGGGGACGGAGATGCAGCAGCCATTGGAGGTAACCACCTTATCCATGGAGCGCGCCGTAACATTAACCTCACTGTTATATGTATCAACAATAGCATCTACGGAATGACCGGAGGACAGATTAGTCCCACCAGTCCCCGGGGAAGTTATGGATCAACCGCACCCTACGGGGCGATCGAAAGACCATTTGACCTTTCCGAACTGGTTAAAGCAGCAGGTGCAACCTATGTGGCTCGATGGACCACAGCACAACCCGTGCAGTTATCCAATGCTATTAAAAAAGGACTTCAGAACAATGGATTTTCCTTCATAGAGGTAATTTCCCAGTGTCCCACTTACTTTGGCCGTAAAAACAAGATGCGCACTCCGGTGGAAATGATGAAGTGGATGAAAGAGGCTAGCATTGTAAAAAGAAGGGCAGACAAACTTTCTAATGAAGAACTCGAAGGAAAGATAGTTGTGGGAGAATTTCAAGCTAAAAATGAAGCAGAATATTCAGATAGGATCTGCCAACTACTGGAAGATAAATGCACAACTGGAAAGCCATCTGCAATCAGATCAGCATACCAGGGGGATTGA
- a CDS encoding ferredoxin family protein, with translation MITVNENLCKGCNICTEFCPRKVYGKSGKLNKKGVNVPVPENEDKCTQCQLCAMMCPDQAIKVDEKVDDADEN, from the coding sequence ATGATAACCGTTAATGAGAATCTGTGCAAAGGCTGTAACATCTGCACCGAGTTCTGTCCCCGTAAAGTTTATGGGAAATCAGGGAAGCTCAATAAGAAGGGTGTGAATGTTCCAGTACCTGAAAATGAGGACAAGTGCACCCAGTGTCAGCTGTGTGCCATGATGTGTCCTGATCAGGCAATAAAAGTAGATGAAAAAGTGGATGATGCGGATGAAAACTGA